The stretch of DNA GCGATGGTATGCATCATTTGTGGTCCTCAAGGGTTGGTTCGAGGTAGATTCATATTTGGGACGTGCGCCCTATTGGAGATTGGAGAGGAAgtggatcagtgtgtgttaaaacaaagaggtagatgtaaatgaaatttaataaaataaaatagtagatgttatagaatagtagatgtttataaaatattaaaaaataaaagttgtttaaaaattgtttaaaaatggGGGATTTGGAGCAGATTGATGGGTGTTCAGAGaaaggctgcaatgtctatctctacattgaggcctgtgggtaccaggcttttcaatttgtagatccaaaacgtttcttttcttgatagagatgtcagtctgtcgcctcccctccaatgtggggggactacttcaatgcccctaaattcaaggcccgacggatctccttggtgatgtagtgcgaaatgcttagagacactatgtgtcattaGTTTCCGTCTGATATTCCCTAGGTGTTCCAAAATACGCACCCGCAGGGGTCGACTGGTGCGCCCTACATATtagagtccacaggggcagtttaAAAGGTAGACTACGAATTCTGATTTGCAATTAATGAAGCTGCCggttttgaactgttctcctgttgtaTTAGAGCTGAACTGAATTGTTTCCTTACTTccctgtttgcatgctttgcatgtaTTACATCTATGGAAACCTTTGGCTGTTTGTAGCCAGTTTGAGTCCTGGCCTGTTGTTCTATTCTCCATTCTaaagaggcttggtgctaacttTCTTTTGATGTTATCTGCCCTTTTATAGATGACTTTCGGTTTTTCTGGGAGGTACTCTTTCagggtggggtctccctgtaggagatgccagtgtttattcaggatctgtTGTATGCTTCCTGCATCCTGACTAAACTGTGTTAAGAAAGCGATGCTGAACTCTTCTTTGGGCTTAGGTGGATTAGTTTTAAGGATTTCACTACGTTCGAGCTCCCCTACTTTTCTCTTATTGCTATATCCATCTTATCGTTATCATAGTTTTTAGCAATGAAACGCTTCTtaagaatattggattgttccctataaatatggtcatcgctacagtttctcctaattcgacgaaactgtcctgggggtatgttctttaaccattttttgtggtggcagctagtgttaagtAGGTAGTTGTTACAGTCCActtttttgaagaaagttttagtctttaGTTTGGTGTCTTCTATGTAAATAGTAAGGTCTAAGAAGTCTACCGTGTTATTTCCTATGCAAGTTGTAAAAGCCAAGTTCCTCTCATTAGTATTAATATAGTTTAAGAAATGGTTCAAGTTTTCACTACTACCTTTCCAGatgaaaaacacatcatcgatgtatcttcgcCATAGCACGAGATCCGCACCAAATTCATGCTCTGACCAGATGGTATCAGTCTCCCAATTGTccatgaacagattggcataacttggtgcgaaTTTCGTACTCATCGCTGTGCCACATTTTTGTAggaaatatgttccatcaaatTTAAAAAGGTTATGCTTCAGAATAAAATTGATACTTTCTAAAATGAAGCGTCTTTGTTCTATTTTAACAGTTGGGTCTTTTGTTAATGTCCTATTGATGGCTTCAATTCCATCGTCGTGTTTTATGGATGTGTATAATGAAGTTACATCACAAGTGCAGATTTTGTAGTCATCTTGCCAAATTACCTGTTCTAATACATTAAGAATTTGCGTGGTATCTCTtagataggaccgcatctccgcaacatATGGTTGTAGAAAACCATCTATATATTCCGATAGTCGCGACGTGAgtgagcctatcccagagatgatgggtctccctggtggtgctttaatatccttatgtattttgggtaaaaaataaaatatcggCATAACTGggaattttatatttaaatagtCGTATTCTTTTTCATTTAGGACTCCTGTTGTACTGCCTTTGTCTAGTAGGGTGAGGAATTCTATACAGAATTCTTTATGCGGATTCGTCTtaagacgtgcataggtgatgtcgTCAGATAatatcctctctgcttctcccttataatattcagtgtccataatgacaaccccccccccccctttgtctgcttgtttgaatatgatatccttatctttctctaagttttgcaaaGCGATTTTCTCTTTTAGTGTTAAATTGTTCTTCGTTATCTTTGTCGTACCTGAGGTCAGTTTGTCAAAGTCTTCCTGGATTTTTTGGTGGAACACTTCTAGATTATGGCCTTTTGCCCAGCTAGGATAGAATTTGGACTTGTTTTTAAGATTTGAATGTTTAAAATCACTCTCTATGTTTATGTTCGTATCATTACTTACTATCTCCCTAGTTTGTGCGTCTTtggaaagaattttttttttaagcgtaaGCTGTCTGATGTATTTGTgtgcgtctatatacagattaaAACTATTCGCCTTAGCAACTGGCGCGAAATTCAGCCCCTTTTTTATAAGCTTACATTCATCTATGTTGAGTTCTTTTTTACTTAGAttaaatatacactggcgacacactttattcgagctcggctagtcccacgaatttgggtatacccgggtgtattgaggtttgtgactgttttctgcccgagtgcattgagttattttccagcagggattgaagcattttattcccgctggctgcaatactgaacagtacatatatatatatactgcattacaattcatgaatttatgtcatctggtagacacgcgaagcattgcagcctattaaatcctaatcattatcatttaacagatcagccgcccatcagccaggcatgaacccaggctgggaaggcaaatgcaacggggcttgtcagaggtgaggagcggcgcattccaggtatctgccaggtacataccgggtatttgctcgaataaagtgtgtcggtgcagtattgtttACATCGCTGCTCTTTtcctgtgtccttcttcctccccgctttcctcgtgtggtctttttctgagttttgtgtttggtGTTTCTATTTCTTTCTGTTCTTCTACCACTAGAGTGCGATTCTGGGTGGCTATTGGTGGTGGTTTTGCTacttgggcctgttctaaaaaatgaccTGTATGTGGTCTGGGTGATCGTTGTTCTCTCACGTGACCTTGCTCCTTATCATGTCTTTCTCTGTATGTTTGCCTCTGTTCCCTGTAAGGTGATTTGCGTTCCCGTCTTGGGCTCTGGTCCCTATATTGTTTgtggggtgaccggtagtgtctcctttggcTTTCTTCTCTCTCATAgcgtctctctctgtattcccgatttgacccatagTGTTTGTAAGGTGATCTGtggtccctatctctgctccttTCTTTCTCATACCTGTTATCACGGCGTTCAAGTGGTGATCTAGTTCTGTAGTTATATGTTGTTGGCTTAGCAGTGTGATACCTTTCGTGATACTCTTTTGCTTTAGAATAGTATTTATTGTCCTGCCAATGTTCTTCTCTGTCTCTATCATTTTTCTTTGCCTCGTCCCTTTTGTGGCTTCCTGTGTCTTCAATAGTGTGCGTTTTAGTTTCTTTATTCTCTCTAGGGGTTTCTAGGGCACCCGCCTCCTGCCTTCTTGGTGGAATTTGTCTAGCCTCTTTATTAAATGATACATTCTTATTGTTTTCATATTTGGGATAGTTCTTATGCCTCTCTGGATTCGTTGGATAGCTTAATGTGTTGGATCTTGAATTCTGGTTTTTATTactatcttctctactcctatattcgAACATTTTCCTATCCCTTGGGGTGCTAGGTGGGACTAGTGAGATCCGTTGCCATTTGGGGTTTGACCCCACTACATAATCTTCCTCGTCTCGTCTGAATTTTTTGTTCTTTGACTCTATCAGGTTTTTTTCTATGGCGTCTATTTCATCCGCTAGTTTTCTGTCCCTACTTATGAAGGTGGGATTATCTATAGAGGTTTCTAATCTTTTCTGAATTAGTGTGACTTCTCGGTCAATTTCTATTAGTGTCTTTGTATGGTGTTTAATGATAAGTTTCATTAAAGTGAATGAACAGGCATCCATAGCTTCCTCCCATTGTACATTGTATTCTACATCTGCTAATTCAAAGGATGATTTTTTATCAAACCGTAAACCCCTAGGAATACGTTTGATGTCAATGTATTTTTCTAGGTAGACTTTgtcccagacctttttggtctcctTCTTAAGTAAATTCTCTAGTTTATCGAAttcattatttattgtttctaagtCTCCCATttccgctgactcaatttctctcattttgttctctaTGTTGTTACTTCTAAAAATTCTTTTTGTGAAAACACTCTCCTTGATTTCGACCATATCTTCTATCTCTATGGTTGCTACTTCCATGTTGAGATTTCTAAtgtggggtgctgccaccaggatgggattagagAAGTCTGGAGGttatttggactggggcgctccctaaattttgtggcttaaaaagttgttgtaacgccttactctgttaaaaaatgataaaatataaaatatgattttggtgtttgtggtgcaaaagggtgtgtagaaaaacatatactggcccttttagttgattttgtggttgctgcttgaccttggagaagggaatcccgtgtccttctcagcgtggcagtagtggtgtgaagatggtcagcgcgaacctcgtggacTTCACGGATATAGTGGATCCGGATGCAGTATtaagacaagaataaaagaataaaacacgatattagtgtatcatgtccacattgggggattggggggaaaaaaaggggagggggggagtgggaagggggagtagaggggtggggtaggagtggacggttgtgggatggatggtgggttcccactaactaatcacagaatgcatagaatatatggatccagtgactcacacgggcttgtgtggtgtctctccctcaacgctgactggtgtgggtaaatacagactcatatactggagtctcagatatacattaaactcacacggcctgatgtgagtccttgccctcagagggtaatgtcctgtatggatggtgtcctgttgtttcagcagagttgtcccccgatgggtgtggtgtgtgagtgtctcctctccccgtatcccaaatgaccaaaaagaaatgtgcaaaccaaaagtcaaaatgaattaaaaggtctttaatgggttaacagtgaagacatgtgcatacactatgcatacatgttgtggtgcttaaaaggtataaaacaatatatgacacgataacacaatgtgatgtactgaagcaaacacaaaaaaggactctcACACTAAACGAATATACGGGAATATAAGGGAATATCAGACGGAAACtaatgacacatagtgtctctaagcatttcgcactacatcaccaaggagatccgtcgggccttgaatttaggggcattgaagtagtccccccacattggaggggaggcgacagactgacatctctatcaagaaaagaaacgttttggatctacaaattgaaaagcctggtacccacaggcctcaatgtagagatagacattgcagcctttCTCTGAACACCCATCAATCTGCTCCAAATCCCCCATTTGTAAacaatttttaaacaacttttattttttaatattttataaacatctactattctataacatctactattttattttattaaatttcatttacatctacctctttgttttaacacacactgatccacTTCCTCTCCAATCTCCAATAGGGCGCACGTCCCAAATATGAATCTACCTCGAACCAACCCTTGAGGACCAGAAATGATGCATACCATCGCGACAACCTCTGCAACATgaattgaagttagaaaggagttATGAAGAATCTGGACTATACGTTTTGAACATTTTGAACTTTTTCACCACATGAGAGCTCCGCGTCGAAATCACCTATACAAGTATTTTTCTAATATCAAATGTCTGTGTAAACCCATGCTCATGCATATTTGATATACTCTCGTCATCCGCTGGAATAtacttttgcaatatattttaaacaatgaCTCTACACTTAACTGAATACCGCACTATCCACAGTGTGGTAGAGATAATATTAGGGTTTTGAAGTAGCAATTTCGATATGCGGCCACTTGGTGGCAGCATTTGAAATATCTTTTAACTAACACGGAGATATTGAGTGGTACATTTTAGATAGCTGAATGAGGAAACCAAGATTTTGGGTGCCTAGGTTGTTCTACCCTTATGTCAGATGTAGTGGCTATAAACAGTAAGGTTTTTTAACCatcttgataataataatattatattttttccgtCAAATATGTAATTCGTTATAACttttgtcacataaatatattttttgctgtaatacactctggcacatttttaagttactttaaagggatgtgtgccacactaccaagattgcttaacttttaccattaggttatgacagtgttgaggtaattttcacatccagccacatggtggcactattgtattacatatgtaaagattttaaccaacagagaatggttttaaaaatactgcacacggaggaactaaaagattccaaatcacacaaataccccaatcaaattccaatttccaccgttttttattaaacttaaaatgcttctaaggacaaatacaatgatcatctctaagtattttttaaaatgtagtttttataatgtattgatttattttaatatatgcttatctaattttaatatatgcttatctaacccattatttatatttacaggcaCATCTCACTATCCCTGACATTAGGGGCTTCCAAAGGTAGCTCCTATAAAGAGATATAACCGTCTAAATTTAAACCATGCCCTTAATCCAGGTGTTTCTCCAATTAAACTAATGGGGGCACCTATAAAtgcagcacacaatgagcatccggcaggaacctgacgaagcttattgcgaaacgcgtagttccctgccggagctcattgacagagggacccagcacactgcaggacatccggtttagatccccctttccggttccgctgccggacgcgccagttggagcaaaaaacggaggaggagatcgtgcaggagtgctctgagcggatgatgctgggcaagtgattttgtatattcgtttagtgtgagagtccttttttgtgtttgcttcagtacatcacatactgtttagtttgttgtgttatcgtgtcatattgttttataccttttaagcaccacaacatgtatgcatagtgtatgcacatgtcttcactgttaacccattaaagaccttttaattcattttgacttttggtttgcacattgctttttggtcatttgggatacggggagaggagacactcacacaccacacccatcgggggacaactctgctgaaacaacaggacaccatccatacaggacattaccctctgagggcaaggactcacatcaggccgtgtgagtttaatgtatatctgagactccagtatatgagtctgtatttacccacaccagtcagcgttgagggagagacaccacacaagcccgtgtgagtcactggatccatatattctatgtattctgtgattagttagtgggaacccaccatccatcccaccaccgtccactcctaccccacccccctactcccccttcccactccccccctcccctttttttccccccaatcccccaatgtggacatgatacactaatatcgtgttttattcttttattcttgtcttaatactgcatccggatccactatatccgtgaggtccacgaggttcgcgctgaccatcttcacaccactactgccacgctgagaaggacacgggattcccttctccaaggtcaagcagcaaccacaaaatcaactaaaagggccagtatatgtttttctacacacccttttgcaccacaaacaccaaaatcatattttatattttatcattttttaacagagtaaggcgttacaacaactttttaagccacaaaatttagggagcgccccagtccaaataaCCTCCAGACTTctctaatcccatcctggtggcagcaccccacaTTAGAAATCTCAACATGGAAGTAGCAACCATAGAGATAGAAGATATGGTCGAAATCAAGGGGAGTGTTTTCACAAAAAGAATTTTTAGAAGTAACAACAtagagaacaaaatgagagaaattgagtcagcggaaATGGGAGacttagaaacaataaataatgaaTTCGATAAACTAGAGAATTTACTTAAGAaggagaccaaaaaggtctgggacAAAGTCTACCTAGAAAAATACATTGACATCAAACGTATTCCTAGGGGTTTACGGTTTGATAAAAAATCATCCTTTGAATTAGCAGATGTAGAATACAATGTACAATGGGAGGAAGCTATGGATGCCTGTTCATTCACTTTAATGAAACTTATCATTAAACACCATACAAAGACACTAATAGAAATTGACCGAGAAGTCACACTAATTCAGAAAAGATTAGAAACCTCTATAGATAATCCCACCTTCATAAGTAGGGACAGAAAACTAGCGGATGAAATAGACGCCATAGAAAAAAACCTGATAGAGTCAAAGAACAAAAAATTCAGACGAGACGAGGAAGATTATGTAGTGGGGTCAAACCCCAAATGGCAACGGGTCTCACTAGTCCCACCTAGCACCCCAAGGGATAGGAAAATGTTCaaatataggagtagagaagatagtAATAAAAACCAGAATTCAAGATCCAACACATTAAGCTATCCAACGAATCCAGAGAGGCATAAGAACTATCCCAAATATGAAAACAATAAGAATGTATCATTTAATAAAGAGGCTAGACAAATTCCACCAAGAAGGCAGGAGGCGGGTGTCCTAGAAACCCCTAGAGAGAATAAAGAAACTAAAACGCACACTATTGAAGACACAGGAAGCCACAAAAGGGACGAGGCAAAGAAAAATGATAGAAACAGAGAAGAACATTGGCAGGACAATAAATACTATTCTAAAGCAAAAGAGTATCACGAAAGGTATCACACTGCTAAGCCAACGACATATAACTACAGAACTAGATCACCACTTGAACGCCGTGATAACAGGTATGAGAAAGAaaggagcagagatagggaccaCAGATCACCTTACAAACActatgggtcaaatcgggaatacagagagagacgcTATGAGAGAGAAGAAAgccaaaggagacactaccggtcaccccacAAACAATATAGGGACCAGAGCCCAAGACGGGAACGCAAATCACCTTACAGGGAACAGAGGCAAACATACAGAGAAAGACATGATAAGGAGCAAGGTCACGTGAGAGAACAACGATCACCCAGACCACATACAggtcattttttagaacaggcccaagtAGCAAAACCACCACCAATAGCCACCCAGAATCGCACTCTAGTGGTAGAAGAACAGAAAGAAATAGAAACaccaaacacaaaactcagaaaaagaccacacgaggaaagcggggaggaagaaggacacaggaAAAGAGCAGCGATgtaaacaatatatttaatctaaGTAAAAAAGAACTCAACATAGATGAATGTAAGCTTATAAAAAAGGGGCTGAATTTCGCGCCAGTTGCTAAGGCGAATAGTTttaatctgtatatagacgcacACAAATACATCAGACAGCttacgcttaaaaaaaaaattctttccaAAGACGCACAAACTAGGGAGATAGTAAGTAATGATACGAACATAAACATAGAGAGTGATTTTAAACATTCAAATCTTAAAAACAAGTCCAAATTCTATCCTAGCTGGGCAAAAGGCCATAATCTAGAAGTGTTCCACCAAAAAATCCAGGAAGACTTTGACAAACTGACCTCAGGTACGACAAAGATAACGAAGAACAATTTAACACTAAAAGAGAAAATCGCtttgcaaaacttagagaaagataaggatatcatattcaaacaagcagacaaagggggggggggggggttgtcattatggacactgaatattataagggagaagcagagaggatatTATCTGAcgacatcacctatgcacgtcttaAGACGAATCCGCATAAAGAATTCTGTATAGAATTCCTCACCCTACTAGACAAAGGCAGTACAACAGGAGTCCTAAATGAAAAAGAATACGactatttaaatataaaattccCAGTTATGccgatattttattttttacccaaaatacataaggatattaaagcaccaccagggagacccatcatctctgggataggctcacTCACGTCGCGACTATCGGAATATATAGATGGTTTTCTACAACCATatgttgcggagatgcggtcctatctaAGAGATACCACGCAAATTCTTAATGTATTAGAACAGGTAATTTGGCAAGATGACTACAAAATCTGCACTTGTGATGTAACTTCATTATACACATCCATAAAACACGACGATGG from Ascaphus truei isolate aAscTru1 unplaced genomic scaffold, aAscTru1.hap1 HAP1_SCAFFOLD_1466, whole genome shotgun sequence encodes:
- the LOC142476173 gene encoding uncharacterized protein LOC142476173 — its product is MEVATIEIEDMVEIKGSVFTKRIFRSNNIENKMREIESAEMGDLETINNEFDKLENLLKKETKKVWDKVYLEKYIDIKRIPRGLRFDKKSSFELADVEYNVQWEEAMDACSFTLMKLIIKHHTKTLIEIDREVTLIQKRLETSIDNPTFISRDRKLADEIDAIEKNLIESKNKKFRRDEEDYVVGSNPKWQRVSLVPPSTPRDRKMFKYRSREDSNKNQNSRSNTLSYPTNPERHKNYPKYENNKNVSFNKEARQIPPRRQEAGVLETPRENKETKTHTIEDTGSHKRDEAKKNDRNREEHWQDNKYYSKAKEYHERYHTAKPTTYNYRTRSPLERRDNSWAKGHNLEVFHQKIQEDFDKLTS